A section of the Oryzias melastigma strain HK-1 linkage group LG2, ASM292280v2, whole genome shotgun sequence genome encodes:
- the LOC112160058 gene encoding trace amine-associated receptor 13c-like, with product MDGAGDSSLCFPNLNSSCRRLPWPRSELALLYVLLAFVSLLTVSLNLLVIISISHFRQLHTPTNALLLSLAVSDLVVGLTVMPIEGLRYLETCWLLGRLMCALAPFLSYCLISGSLGHMVLISVDRYLAICQPLLYPSRVTLSRVVFLICLCWGCSALYNGCILMGHLRRPHLFRSCHGECVVVISRISGSVDLLFSLVGPCSVMLVLYARVFVAAVSQVSRSPAPIVKGSEWKAARTLGIVIAVFLMCFCPYYYPSFVGEDTTTNLSYFAVLSWIMQLNSCINPLIYALFYPWFRKAVRLIFTLRILQPHSSETKLL from the coding sequence TGGGGACTCCTCTCTCTGCTTCCCCAACCTGAACTCGTCCTGCAGGCGGCTGCCGTGGCCCCGCAGTGAGCTGGCGCTCCTCTACGTGCTGCTGGCCTTCGTCTCTCTGCTCACCGTGAGCCTGAACCTGCTGGTCATCATCTCCATCTCCCACTTCCGGCAGCTGCACACGCCCACCAACGCGCTGCTGCTGTCCCTGGCCGTGTCCGACCTGGTGGTGGGGCTGACGGTGATGCCCATCGAAGGGCTGCGCTACCTGGAGACCTGCTGGCTGCTGGGCCGGCTCATGTGTGCGCTGGCGCCGTTCCTCTCCTACTGCCTGATCTCCGGCTCTCTGGGCCACATGGTGCTCATATCCGTAGACCGATACCTGGCCATCTGCCAGCCGCTGCTGTACCCCAGCAGGGTCACCCTGAGCCGGGTGGTGTTCCTGATCTGCCTGTGCTGGGGCTGCTCCGCCCTTTACAACGGCTGCATCCTGATGGGACACCTGAGGCGGCCGCACCTGTTCCGCAGCTGCCACGGCGAGTGCGTGGTGGTCATCAGTCGCATATCAGGAAGTGTTGACCTCCTCTTCTCGTTGGTCGGCCCCTGCTCTGTCATGCTGGTGCTGTACGCCCGGGTGTTTGTGGCGGCCGTGTCCCAGGTCTCGCGCTCTCCTGCTCCCATCGTGAAGGGGTCGGAGTGGAAAGCAGCCCGTACTCTAGGCATCGTGATCGCCGTTTTCCTCATGTGCTTCTGCCCGTACTACTACCCCTCCTTCGTAGGCGAAGACACCACCACAAACTTGTCGTATTTTGCCGTCCTGTCTTGGATCATGCAGCTGAATTCCTGCATCAATCCCCTCATCTATGCTCTGTTCTACCCCTGGTTCAGGAAGGCGGTCCGACTCATCTTCACCCTGAGAATCCTGCAGCCTCACTCCAGCGAGACCAAGCTCCTGTAG